One genomic window of bacterium includes the following:
- the tilS gene encoding tRNA lysidine(34) synthetase TilS, which yields MAVSGGADSVALLHVLHSLAKVNRWRLTVAHLEHGIRGKTSRDDAAFVQKLARRLKIPCIVGRAKVPALAKREGVSLEMAAREARYTFLVRTALRVGADMIATAHNADDQVETLLLKFLRGAGRGGLSGIAPSTEVSGIRVVRPLLEIHRSVIEAYLRAQKYLWREDESNADSAFMRNRVRHELLPLLAREYNPGIRQTLQRTREVLVAEDEWLDDLARGILKECLEEGVSVPLRSDRLGVYPLAARRRVIRLWLYGQGVPEEGLGFDSVSRVDRLVGQTTGSGAVELSGGWKVRRHYGCLQVQSRECVETLTARLKLKVPGKTVIPEWGLTVSITEKPGVVKEKGAGPGIFPAKASLNAAVWAKRTLWIRGWKAGDRMVPFGMTGSRKIQDILVDAKIPRADRHRVTVVECDGEIIWIPGYRIAAGWAVANSANKNLQVDVFKEV from the coding sequence GTGGCAGTGTCAGGGGGGGCGGATTCGGTGGCACTGCTTCATGTGCTGCATTCCCTGGCAAAGGTCAATCGTTGGCGATTGACGGTGGCTCATCTGGAACATGGGATTCGTGGTAAAACGTCCCGTGACGATGCTGCCTTTGTCCAGAAGCTGGCCCGTCGCCTGAAAATTCCCTGCATTGTCGGGCGAGCCAAAGTTCCCGCTCTGGCTAAACGTGAAGGTGTTTCCCTGGAGATGGCCGCTCGTGAGGCCCGTTATACATTTCTAGTGCGAACGGCTCTCCGTGTCGGGGCTGATATGATCGCGACGGCTCATAACGCTGATGATCAGGTTGAGACACTGCTGTTGAAGTTCCTGCGCGGGGCAGGGCGGGGCGGTCTTTCAGGAATAGCTCCCTCCACAGAGGTTTCAGGAATCAGGGTCGTGCGGCCTTTACTCGAGATTCATCGATCTGTAATTGAGGCCTATTTGCGGGCACAAAAATATCTCTGGCGCGAAGATGAATCCAATGCGGACTCCGCCTTTATGCGGAATCGCGTCAGGCATGAACTGCTTCCTTTGTTGGCGCGGGAATATAATCCCGGAATTCGCCAGACGCTACAGCGTACCCGGGAAGTGTTGGTTGCGGAAGATGAGTGGTTGGATGACTTGGCGCGGGGAATCCTCAAGGAGTGTCTTGAGGAAGGGGTGAGTGTCCCCCTGCGGAGTGACCGTTTAGGCGTTTATCCACTTGCGGCCCGAAGGCGGGTAATCCGATTATGGCTTTATGGGCAGGGCGTGCCGGAAGAGGGATTGGGCTTTGATTCAGTGTCCCGAGTTGACCGGTTGGTCGGGCAAACAACGGGAAGTGGAGCCGTTGAATTATCGGGTGGGTGGAAAGTGCGGCGACATTATGGCTGCCTGCAAGTCCAGTCCCGTGAATGTGTTGAGACACTTACAGCGCGCCTCAAGCTGAAGGTACCTGGCAAGACGGTGATACCAGAATGGGGCCTCACCGTTTCCATAACGGAGAAACCGGGCGTGGTTAAAGAGAAAGGGGCGGGCCCAGGAATTTTTCCTGCTAAGGCGAGCTTAAATGCGGCGGTATGGGCTAAACGAACCCTGTGGATTCGCGGGTGGAAGGCGGGAGACCGCATGGTTCCATTTGGCATGACGGGATCCAGGAAAATCCAGGATATTCTGGTAGATGCGAAAATTCCGAGAGCCGACCGGCACCGGGTGACGGTGGTGGAGTGTGACGGGGAAATCATCTGGATCCCCGGCTACCGCATTGCCGCAGGTTGGGCCGTCGCCAATTCCGCTAACAAGAACCTTCAAGTGGACGTTTTTAAAGAAGTATAA
- a CDS encoding SIMPL domain-containing protein (The SIMPL domain is named for its presence in mouse protein SIMPL (signalling molecule that associates with mouse pelle-like kinase). Bacterial member BP26, from Brucella, was shown to assemble into a channel-like structure, while YggE from E. coli has been associated with resistance to oxidative stress.), protein MNNLMKSSLIAAILVVGMILSASILSKLFLRVRHEQAITVKGYAETDIMSDVGKFSSRCNVRGDSLKDAYDKLQVSRNATLALLKQMGLREDETVVHTIEIGKIPRRDSQGKEMNEIEFYDVSQEIMVTSTNVALIRDTATRITELIRDGVDIQAAPPMFLVSDLKDTKLRLLAQATEDGYRRALALAQGSKGKIGALTSAQQGVFQITERHSTDTSGGGEYDTSAIEKTAKAVVTLEYAIESAK, encoded by the coding sequence ATGAATAATCTGATGAAGTCTTCGTTGATAGCGGCCATTTTGGTGGTGGGAATGATTCTTTCGGCCTCCATACTTTCCAAATTATTTCTCCGCGTTCGCCATGAACAGGCGATTACGGTGAAGGGATATGCTGAAACGGACATCATGTCGGATGTCGGCAAGTTTTCCAGCAGATGTAACGTACGCGGTGACAGCCTTAAGGATGCCTATGATAAGCTGCAGGTAAGCCGCAATGCCACTCTCGCGCTCTTAAAGCAGATGGGCCTGCGGGAGGATGAGACGGTCGTTCATACGATCGAGATTGGGAAAATCCCCAGGCGTGACAGCCAGGGGAAGGAAATGAATGAAATCGAATTTTACGACGTCTCCCAGGAAATCATGGTTACCTCTACCAATGTTGCGCTTATTCGTGATACTGCCACCCGCATCACGGAACTGATTCGGGACGGTGTGGATATCCAAGCCGCCCCTCCCATGTTTTTGGTTTCCGATCTAAAGGATACAAAACTCAGATTGCTGGCGCAGGCGACCGAGGATGGCTATCGACGCGCCCTGGCGCTCGCCCAGGGAAGCAAGGGTAAGATTGGTGCTTTGACCTCCGCCCAGCAGGGTGTTTTCCAGATTACCGAACGGCACTCAACCGACACCTCCGGCGGGGGGGAATATGATACTTCGGCCATAGAAAAAACCGCCAAAGCCGTCGTGACGCTGGAATACGCCATCGAGTCCGCCAAATAA
- the pyk gene encoding pyruvate kinase: protein MVRTKIICTLGPASSNMTVLRKMMLAGMDVARINFSHGSLDEHLERIRMIRHLNKKYRRRIRIMGDLEGHRIRIGLMKDKKPIEVKKRKILWLTTRDVRGEGDVVPFDYHGPLSVFRKGHEIFIDDGNIALTVESVGKDRLKTRVLIGGAIKERKGVNAPEVHLPFKGVAEHDRPNIDFCLEQELDFMALSFVREPADVLAVRALMKGAASSPKVIAKIENREGIRNINGIIKVVDGVMVARGDMGVSLPIWEVPIMQKQIINACNVAGKPVITATQMLESMVENRLPTRAETTDVANAIIDGTDFVMLSAESAVGLDPAGVVTMMNRIIGFTEKNWRGNKR, encoded by the coding sequence ATGGTCAGAACTAAAATTATTTGTACACTGGGCCCTGCGTCTTCAAACATGACGGTATTGCGCAAGATGATGCTTGCCGGCATGGATGTGGCACGGATCAATTTCTCACATGGATCCCTTGATGAACACCTTGAGCGAATCCGCATGATCCGCCATCTGAATAAGAAATACCGTCGTCGTATACGGATTATGGGGGACTTGGAGGGGCATCGTATCCGCATAGGTCTCATGAAGGATAAAAAGCCTATTGAGGTCAAAAAACGAAAGATCCTCTGGCTGACAACCCGGGATGTTCGCGGGGAAGGAGATGTGGTGCCGTTTGATTATCATGGTCCTTTATCCGTTTTCCGCAAGGGACATGAGATTTTCATCGATGACGGGAATATCGCATTGACGGTTGAAAGTGTTGGGAAGGATCGATTGAAGACCCGTGTTCTGATTGGAGGGGCGATTAAGGAGCGTAAGGGAGTCAATGCGCCGGAAGTTCATCTTCCCTTTAAGGGTGTGGCAGAGCACGATCGGCCCAATATCGATTTCTGCCTTGAACAGGAATTGGATTTCATGGCGTTATCTTTTGTCCGCGAGCCTGCGGACGTTCTGGCTGTTCGGGCTTTGATGAAGGGGGCTGCATCGAGTCCGAAGGTGATCGCCAAGATCGAGAACCGGGAGGGAATCCGCAATATCAACGGCATCATTAAAGTTGTGGACGGTGTTATGGTTGCCCGTGGGGATATGGGGGTTTCACTGCCGATCTGGGAAGTGCCGATCATGCAGAAACAAATCATCAACGCCTGTAATGTGGCGGGTAAACCGGTTATCACCGCTACCCAGATGCTTGAGAGCATGGTTGAGAACCGTCTGCCGACACGAGCCGAGACGACGGATGTGGCCAATGCCATAATCGATGGGACGGACTTCGTGATGCTGTCTGCGGAGAGCGCGGTAGGCCTCGATCCGGCTGGGGTTGTCACGATGATGAATAGAATTATCGGGTTTACGGAGAAGAATTGGCGAGGGAACAAGAGGTGA
- a CDS encoding type II toxin-antitoxin system VapC family toxin: MKALVIDTNVYCNAMRGDSEAVKLLRQAERILVPVVVFGELLAGFKGGNRERANTEQLVAFTTTERVQVALITTVTAEFYSLIINQLRQKGTPIPTNDIWIAAITMEHGANLATEDSHFSRIEGIILRTQG, from the coding sequence ATGAAGGCGCTTGTCATTGATACCAATGTCTATTGCAATGCCATGCGGGGGGATTCCGAGGCGGTAAAGCTGTTGCGGCAGGCGGAGCGAATTCTAGTGCCCGTGGTTGTGTTTGGTGAACTTCTGGCGGGTTTCAAAGGGGGGAACCGTGAGCGGGCGAATACGGAACAACTGGTCGCTTTTACAACGACGGAGCGGGTTCAAGTGGCTTTGATAACAACCGTCACGGCGGAGTTCTATTCGCTCATCATCAATCAATTGAGGCAGAAGGGGACGCCCATTCCAACCAATGATATTTGGATCGCTGCGATCACCATGGAACACGGCGCCAACCTGGCCACCGAAGACAGTCATTTCAGCAGGATAGAAGGTATCATCCTTCGCACGCAAGGGTAG
- the serS gene encoding serine--tRNA ligase translates to MLDIKLIRDHEDKVRQGLLSRGVSLEFLDAVVVDDAVRRKLVTEVENLKNQRNVVSKEIGMLKSKGQDTAATQKSMRELGDLIVQKDVEVREIDSRLKDNLLRIPNLPHSSLPDGLDAAANVVARTHGVARSFAFQPKGHVDVGERLGIFDFARGARMTGSGFPLYLGQGAKLQRALIQFMLDLHTTEHGYTEMLPPFVVNTASMIGTGQLPKMAEDMYHATDDLWLIPTAEVPVTNYYRDDVIDKPLPVYLTAYTPCFRREAGAAGKETRGIIRVHQFDKVEMVKFVEPSTSYAELEALVVNAEDVLQRLGLHYRVLSLCKGDISFAAAKCYDIELWAPGQNGWLEVSSCSNFEAFQARRANIRYRREDGKLDFVHTLNGSGVALPRLMVAILENGQEADGSVTLPEAIVPYMGGIRQLTPVGSGQ, encoded by the coding sequence ATGCTGGATATCAAATTGATTCGTGATCATGAGGATAAAGTGCGCCAGGGATTATTATCGCGGGGCGTCAGTTTGGAGTTTCTGGATGCCGTGGTCGTCGATGACGCCGTCCGCCGCAAGCTGGTGACCGAAGTCGAAAACCTGAAAAATCAGCGTAATGTGGTTTCGAAAGAAATTGGTATGCTTAAGAGTAAGGGCCAGGACACCGCTGCAACACAAAAATCTATGCGCGAGTTGGGCGACTTGATTGTTCAAAAGGATGTCGAAGTTCGGGAAATTGACAGCCGCCTTAAGGATAACCTGTTGCGAATACCCAACCTTCCGCACAGCAGCTTGCCAGACGGGCTTGATGCCGCCGCCAATGTGGTGGCTCGGACTCATGGGGTGGCGCGTTCGTTTGCTTTCCAGCCCAAGGGTCATGTGGATGTCGGGGAACGGCTTGGGATCTTTGACTTTGCCCGAGGCGCCCGTATGACAGGCTCCGGGTTTCCTCTATATCTCGGGCAGGGCGCCAAATTGCAGCGTGCCCTCATCCAGTTTATGCTTGATCTACATACGACTGAGCATGGTTATACGGAAATGTTGCCCCCGTTTGTTGTCAACACCGCGTCCATGATTGGTACCGGGCAGTTGCCCAAAATGGCGGAAGACATGTACCACGCCACCGACGATCTCTGGTTAATTCCCACAGCTGAAGTGCCGGTGACGAACTACTATCGGGACGATGTGATTGATAAGCCCCTGCCGGTTTATCTGACGGCTTATACCCCGTGTTTCCGCCGTGAGGCGGGTGCAGCTGGTAAGGAAACCCGTGGCATTATACGTGTCCATCAGTTTGACAAGGTGGAGATGGTGAAGTTTGTTGAGCCCTCCACATCCTATGCGGAGTTGGAGGCGTTGGTGGTGAATGCTGAGGATGTCTTACAGCGGCTGGGCCTACATTATCGAGTGCTGTCGCTTTGTAAGGGTGATATCAGTTTTGCCGCCGCGAAATGTTACGACATTGAACTCTGGGCTCCGGGCCAGAATGGGTGGCTGGAAGTGTCCTCTTGCAGTAATTTCGAAGCTTTCCAGGCACGGCGTGCGAACATCCGATACCGGCGTGAAGATGGCAAACTGGATTTTGTCCACACTTTGAATGGTTCTGGCGTGGCCTTACCGCGCTTAATGGTTGCCATTCTGGAGAATGGCCAGGAAGCCGACGGGTCCGTGACGCTGCCTGAAGCGATTGTTCCCTATATGGGCGGCATTCGCCAGCTTACGCCAGTGGGCAGTGGGCAGTAG
- a CDS encoding antitoxin — protein sequence MSTLTIRGVDEEAFGQLKKQAKSNHSSVNKFVVEALRKIAFPGEPGKVREWHDLDVFFGSWSEEDAREVAAHCRECRKIDEELWK from the coding sequence ATGAGCACGTTGACCATTCGAGGTGTTGATGAAGAAGCTTTTGGGCAACTCAAGAAGCAAGCAAAAAGCAATCATTCCAGTGTGAATAAATTTGTGGTGGAGGCGCTCAGGAAGATTGCCTTTCCAGGTGAGCCTGGAAAAGTGCGGGAGTGGCATGACTTGGATGTTTTTTTTGGCAGTTGGTCTGAAGAGGATGCCCGGGAGGTCGCTGCGCATTGCAGGGAGTGCCGAAAGATTGATGAGGAGCTCTGGAAATGA
- a CDS encoding AAA family ATPase has product MYSRLLKMPDTSILLLGPRGTGKSTWISKHFAEATRYDLLDTREALRLEREPSRLYNELRTVPAGKWIVLDEVQKVPALLDEVQRLIESCGLRFILCGSSARKLKRSGVNLLAGRAIEARMFPLVSAELGPNFDLHAAIATGTIPLAVTGTDPVGFLTTYAHTYLNEEIRAEAVTRNVASFSRFLEIAARQNAQVTNLSNISRDAAVARSTVQNYFEIISDTLLGYWIEPWKLKRATKQVSHPKFYLFDTGVARALSGRLPYPPSQEETGPLLETYLFHEIRAFLGYSKLHYNLHFWRSYDGAEVDLLCETREGFVAIEMKAAIQWQKRFSGGLRRLRAELSPAPVHTFGVYLGERRALLDDVLVLPAAEFLSMLWNGDIIRR; this is encoded by the coding sequence ATGTATTCAAGATTACTAAAGATGCCCGATACATCCATTCTCCTGCTGGGTCCAAGAGGGACAGGAAAATCAACTTGGATCTCGAAGCATTTCGCTGAGGCCACACGCTATGACCTGCTCGACACAAGGGAAGCACTGCGTCTTGAACGTGAGCCAAGTAGATTATACAACGAGTTAAGAACAGTACCTGCCGGAAAATGGATCGTGCTCGACGAAGTGCAAAAAGTGCCGGCACTTCTCGACGAAGTGCAACGCTTGATCGAGAGTTGCGGACTGCGTTTCATCCTGTGCGGATCCAGCGCACGAAAACTCAAGCGTTCCGGCGTGAACCTGTTGGCCGGACGGGCGATCGAAGCCCGTATGTTCCCGCTCGTGTCGGCCGAACTTGGACCGAATTTCGATTTGCATGCGGCCATCGCAACCGGCACGATCCCGCTGGCGGTGACTGGCACCGATCCCGTCGGGTTTCTCACAACCTACGCACATACCTATCTGAACGAGGAAATCCGCGCCGAAGCCGTGACCCGCAACGTGGCGTCTTTTTCACGGTTTCTGGAAATCGCAGCCAGACAGAACGCGCAGGTCACCAACCTGAGCAATATTTCCCGCGATGCGGCCGTTGCCCGTTCGACTGTACAGAATTACTTTGAAATCATCTCCGATACTTTACTCGGTTATTGGATTGAACCTTGGAAACTCAAGCGCGCAACAAAGCAGGTTTCCCATCCAAAATTCTACCTATTTGATACGGGAGTCGCGCGCGCGCTTTCGGGTCGTTTGCCTTACCCCCCATCTCAGGAAGAGACCGGCCCCCTGCTGGAAACCTATCTCTTCCATGAGATACGTGCGTTTTTGGGCTATTCGAAGCTTCACTACAACCTCCATTTCTGGCGCAGTTACGATGGGGCAGAAGTCGACCTGTTGTGCGAAACGCGCGAAGGATTCGTCGCCATCGAAATGAAGGCGGCCATACAGTGGCAAAAGAGGTTTTCGGGTGGACTGCGACGATTACGCGCAGAGTTATCACCGGCGCCGGTGCATACTTTTGGCGTTTACCTTGGCGAACGTCGGGCACTGCTTGATGACGTTCTCGTGCTGCCCGCGGCCGAGTTCCTCAGCATGCTGTGGAACGGCGACATTATCCGCCGGTGA
- a CDS encoding HPr family phosphocarrier protein, translating to MVLWIVEWDTGMMAKQTQRKVNLLISNELGLHARPAAKIAKLAVTFDAAIHIGTKHKKVKAKSILGLLSLDASEGTEVTVFADGRDADEAIQAFKDLFSRSFN from the coding sequence ATGGTTCTATGGATAGTTGAATGGGATACCGGGATGATGGCTAAACAAACACAACGCAAAGTGAATCTGCTCATTTCTAACGAGTTAGGGCTGCATGCACGTCCGGCAGCAAAGATTGCAAAGTTAGCCGTGACTTTTGATGCGGCGATTCATATCGGCACCAAGCATAAAAAGGTGAAAGCCAAAAGCATTCTTGGGCTTTTGTCACTGGATGCCTCGGAGGGAACCGAGGTAACTGTGTTTGCCGATGGACGTGATGCGGATGAGGCGATTCAGGCCTTCAAAGATCTTTTTTCCCGTTCTTTCAATTAG
- a CDS encoding DUF2059 domain-containing protein gives MKIIFLLAVIIVVSCNSFAQTEIPAEKHQEIVKMLQITGTEKILKGIKTQMMNGLKTSMTKIPDAFWSKFETKMDMATLIEQIIPLYDKYYTLEDLKSINAFYQSPTGQKVLSTSPQIFQESLTIGQKWGEKMGKEASDEFEKESGDKSQK, from the coding sequence ATGAAGATAATATTTTTGCTCGCGGTAATTATAGTGGTGTCCTGCAACTCCTTCGCACAGACCGAAATCCCCGCAGAAAAACACCAGGAGATTGTGAAAATGCTTCAAATCACCGGCACGGAGAAAATTCTGAAGGGAATCAAAACTCAAATGATGAATGGCCTGAAAACCTCCATGACTAAGATCCCGGATGCATTTTGGTCCAAGTTCGAAACGAAAATGGACATGGCGACATTGATCGAACAGATCATTCCCCTGTACGACAAGTACTACACACTGGAAGACTTGAAGTCCATAAATGCGTTTTATCAGAGCCCAACCGGCCAGAAAGTCTTATCCACTTCACCGCAAATCTTTCAAGAGAGCCTGACGATCGGCCAGAAATGGGGCGAGAAAATGGGCAAAGAGGCCTCTGATGAATTTGAAAAAGAATCTGGGGACAAAAGCCAGAAGTAG
- a CDS encoding mechanosensitive ion channel family protein, with product MMELAMWTLVQEGGRFDSVSLLVRFGLFISAYLVFSVAQRFWIQQRLLRNVSFPLNLLMMVLLLLVCFKPLLSQLNPYVLNAILAAAIFLGASIGLKGADVFLFDVMAQWRKRPQVPLLLRDIGRWVLSLVALILIIRGFFPGVNLDIFAMSSLVVGYIVGNATQDTLGNLFAGLALNTERPFQIGDWVTVSGNTGRVVDTTWRATRLRTKSEDYIIIPNASIARDAIINYSRPTTQHGCYLPIGVDYESPPNAVRSAILSVLADIPEVLSSPAPVANLTGYGDFSMNFTIKFFIADYSQLDPIQSMVMDRLWYVFKRQGIGIPYPIQDVRLSNRVVSERNILEVNRKAVRDLVKRVELFQSLSDAECEGLVASVDTVPFAAGETLCREGDPGDSFYVIRSGTVVVKIRGTDGVSVEVARLSKGQFFGEMSLLTGERRMASVVADEDVEVVRVSSQDFAALLKANSELASKLAAALEKRLAGRQAHLAISSTKMPVPENQSMLAARIRRFFGLV from the coding sequence ATGATGGAATTAGCAATGTGGACGTTGGTGCAGGAGGGGGGGCGGTTCGACTCCGTCAGTCTTCTGGTCCGGTTTGGTTTATTTATTTCGGCATATCTGGTCTTTTCGGTGGCCCAGCGATTCTGGATCCAGCAACGGCTTCTCCGCAATGTCAGCTTTCCCTTGAATTTGTTGATGATGGTGTTGCTGCTGTTGGTGTGCTTTAAGCCGCTCCTCAGTCAGTTGAATCCTTACGTTCTTAATGCGATTCTTGCGGCTGCGATTTTTCTTGGAGCCTCTATCGGTCTTAAAGGTGCTGATGTTTTTCTTTTTGATGTGATGGCCCAGTGGAGGAAGCGCCCCCAAGTACCGCTCCTATTGCGCGATATCGGGCGTTGGGTGCTCTCCCTGGTGGCACTGATCCTGATCATTCGCGGTTTTTTCCCCGGAGTGAATCTCGATATTTTCGCCATGTCGTCGCTGGTCGTTGGCTATATTGTTGGTAATGCGACGCAGGACACATTGGGGAATTTATTTGCCGGTCTGGCGCTGAATACTGAGCGTCCATTTCAAATTGGCGATTGGGTGACGGTGAGCGGCAATACGGGGCGCGTGGTGGATACAACCTGGCGTGCGACGAGGTTGCGCACCAAGTCCGAGGATTACATTATTATTCCTAATGCTTCCATCGCACGGGACGCGATTATCAATTATTCCAGGCCTACCACGCAGCATGGGTGCTATCTTCCCATCGGTGTGGATTATGAGAGTCCGCCTAATGCGGTAAGGAGCGCCATACTGAGTGTATTGGCGGATATCCCGGAGGTGTTGAGTTCCCCCGCCCCTGTCGCTAATCTTACGGGGTATGGTGATTTTTCGATGAATTTTACGATTAAGTTTTTCATCGCAGATTATTCTCAACTTGATCCAATTCAAAGCATGGTCATGGATCGGCTTTGGTATGTGTTTAAACGCCAGGGAATTGGAATCCCCTATCCCATTCAGGATGTGAGACTCAGCAATCGGGTGGTAAGTGAGCGAAATATCCTTGAGGTCAATCGCAAGGCGGTGCGGGACCTCGTGAAGCGGGTGGAGTTGTTTCAATCCTTGTCTGATGCCGAATGTGAAGGGTTGGTTGCTTCGGTGGATACTGTGCCCTTTGCAGCAGGAGAAACTCTTTGTCGTGAGGGGGACCCCGGTGATTCGTTTTATGTGATCCGGTCTGGAACAGTGGTGGTGAAAATCCGCGGTACTGATGGGGTCTCAGTTGAAGTGGCGCGACTGTCAAAAGGCCAATTTTTCGGTGAGATGTCATTGCTTACCGGAGAGCGACGTATGGCCTCGGTGGTGGCTGATGAAGATGTAGAGGTGGTGCGGGTGTCGAGTCAGGACTTTGCCGCTTTGCTCAAGGCGAATTCCGAGTTGGCCAGCAAACTTGCGGCTGCGCTTGAAAAGCGGTTAGCCGGGCGCCAGGCCCATCTGGCGATCTCATCAACGAAAATGCCTGTGCCGGAGAATCAATCTATGCTTGCCGCGCGGATCCGGCGATTTTTTGGGCTCGTTTAA